The following are encoded in a window of Bacillota bacterium genomic DNA:
- a CDS encoding Glu/Leu/Phe/Val dehydrogenase yields the protein MSGETRSRSPYEMALQQYDAVAERLDIDPGIRELLRHPETALEVAFPVRMDDGSIKVMKGYRVIHSTARGPGKGGIRYHPAVTLDEVKALAMWMTWKCAVVGIPFGGAKGGVVCNPKEMSGGEIERLTRRFTTEISGLIGPYTDIPAPDVYTNAQVMAWIMDTYSTQKGQFVPGVVTGKPIPLGGSLGRNEATARGCVFVIRRAAKHLGMPMDRLRVAIQGYGNAGSVAASLLHADGCKIVAASDSKGGVYCEKGLDPDKVLAHKKLTGSVVGAEGTEPISNADLLELDCDVLVPAALENQITAENAPRVRAKVVAEAANGPTTPEADDILFDKGVMVIPDILANAGGVTVSYFEWVQNLMVYYWTEDEVNKKLEDIMNRSFDAVFDMAQKKKVHMRSAAYMLAISRVAEAAKLRGIYP from the coding sequence ATGAGCGGGGAAACGAGGTCTAGAAGCCCTTACGAGATGGCTCTCCAGCAGTACGACGCCGTAGCGGAGAGACTCGATATCGATCCGGGCATACGCGAGCTCCTGCGCCACCCCGAGACAGCCCTCGAAGTGGCGTTCCCTGTGAGAATGGACGACGGCAGCATCAAAGTGATGAAGGGGTACCGGGTTATCCACAGCACGGCGAGAGGCCCGGGGAAAGGCGGCATAAGGTACCACCCTGCGGTGACTCTCGACGAGGTCAAGGCGCTCGCTATGTGGATGACCTGGAAGTGCGCGGTGGTTGGCATTCCGTTCGGCGGAGCCAAGGGCGGCGTGGTGTGCAACCCCAAAGAGATGTCCGGGGGCGAGATCGAGCGTTTGACGAGGCGCTTCACTACTGAGATAAGCGGCCTCATAGGGCCATATACCGACATTCCGGCGCCGGACGTGTATACGAACGCCCAGGTAATGGCGTGGATCATGGACACGTACAGCACCCAGAAGGGTCAGTTCGTGCCAGGCGTCGTGACCGGCAAGCCCATCCCACTGGGCGGGTCGCTGGGCCGCAATGAGGCCACTGCGAGAGGGTGCGTGTTCGTCATACGGCGGGCTGCCAAGCATCTGGGGATGCCCATGGACCGGCTCAGGGTCGCGATCCAGGGTTACGGCAACGCGGGCTCCGTGGCCGCGTCTCTTCTTCACGCAGACGGCTGCAAGATCGTCGCAGCATCGGATTCCAAGGGCGGAGTGTACTGCGAGAAGGGGCTCGACCCCGACAAGGTCCTCGCCCACAAGAAGCTCACAGGATCGGTGGTGGGAGCCGAGGGGACCGAGCCAATCTCCAACGCCGACCTTCTCGAGCTTGATTGCGACGTGCTTGTGCCGGCGGCCCTCGAGAACCAGATAACCGCGGAGAATGCGCCTCGGGTCCGCGCGAAGGTCGTGGCCGAGGCGGCCAACGGTCCAACGACTCCAGAGGCTGATGACATCCTTTTCGACAAGGGCGTCATGGTGATACCCGACATCCTGGCGAACGCGGGCGGCGTGACGGTGTCGTACTTCGAGTGGGTGCAGAACCTCATGGTTTACTATTGGACGGAAGACGAAGTCAACAAGAAGCTTGAAGACATCATGAATCGCAGCTTCGACGCTGTGTTCGACATGGCTCAGAAGAAGAAGGTCCACATGAGGAGCGCGGCCTATATGCTTGCGATCTCAAGGGTCGCGGAGGCCGCGAAGCTGAGAGGGATCTATCCGTGA
- the rimO gene encoding 30S ribosomal protein S12 methylthiotransferase RimO, protein MSKAVALISLGCAKNLVDSEVMAGVLAGAGYRMVSSPEDADAIVVNTCAFIDEAQQEAVDTILELARYKKSGRCQALVVTGCLAQRSASELLAEVPEIDAVVGTGDFPHIANVVGRVLSGERVHLVGTPCYLYDENAPRILSTPPYMAYVKIAEGCSNRCSYCVIPELRGPYRSRPLESVVSEVRALARAGVKELILIAQDTTRYGEDIYGHPSLAELLREVCEVEGPRWVRVLYMYPSRVTQELIEVMATEPKICKYVDLPLQHADDEILKAMNRIGSSEDAREIIAAFRRAMPDVTIRSTFIVGFPGETDEKFERLLEFLKEVRLDRVGVFAYSPQPGTPAAKLRGRVPSRVKERRRREAMEVQRAISRQKNEARVGRVFDVLIEGRSEESELVTVGRSEAEAPEIDGLIYIGNEHPMPGEFRRVKIVEAGDYDLVGEILPMGPSLEGNRQAP, encoded by the coding sequence ATGAGTAAGGCTGTTGCGCTGATATCTCTGGGATGCGCGAAGAACCTGGTGGACTCCGAGGTCATGGCCGGTGTGCTGGCCGGGGCGGGCTATCGGATGGTATCTTCTCCTGAGGATGCTGACGCGATCGTGGTGAACACGTGTGCTTTCATCGACGAGGCTCAGCAGGAGGCGGTCGACACAATACTCGAGCTCGCTCGGTACAAGAAGTCGGGGCGCTGTCAAGCCCTCGTGGTCACGGGGTGTCTCGCCCAGAGGTCTGCGTCGGAGCTTCTCGCAGAGGTCCCTGAGATCGACGCCGTGGTGGGCACCGGAGACTTCCCTCACATTGCGAACGTGGTCGGCCGGGTTCTCTCGGGTGAGCGGGTGCACCTGGTCGGGACCCCGTGCTACCTTTACGACGAGAATGCTCCGCGGATCCTGTCAACCCCGCCTTACATGGCCTACGTCAAAATCGCGGAAGGGTGCAGCAACCGATGCTCGTACTGCGTGATTCCGGAGCTTCGTGGGCCTTACCGGTCTCGGCCCCTGGAGTCAGTCGTGAGCGAGGTGCGTGCGCTCGCACGCGCGGGAGTCAAAGAGCTCATTCTCATTGCGCAAGACACCACCAGGTATGGCGAGGACATTTATGGGCATCCCTCCCTTGCGGAATTGCTTCGGGAGGTCTGCGAGGTTGAGGGCCCGCGGTGGGTCAGAGTGCTCTACATGTATCCTTCCAGGGTGACGCAAGAACTCATCGAGGTCATGGCGACCGAGCCAAAGATATGCAAGTACGTTGACTTGCCGCTCCAGCACGCCGACGATGAGATCCTGAAGGCCATGAATCGCATAGGGAGCTCTGAGGACGCGCGCGAGATCATCGCGGCGTTCAGACGGGCGATGCCTGACGTTACCATCAGGAGCACCTTCATTGTCGGGTTCCCGGGCGAGACCGACGAGAAGTTCGAACGGCTCCTCGAGTTTCTGAAGGAGGTCCGCCTCGACAGAGTCGGGGTCTTTGCGTACTCGCCGCAGCCAGGCACACCAGCGGCGAAGCTGCGTGGTCGGGTCCCGTCTCGAGTCAAGGAAAGACGGCGGCGCGAGGCCATGGAGGTTCAGCGGGCGATCTCTCGTCAGAAAAACGAGGCCAGGGTCGGGAGGGTATTCGATGTCCTCATCGAGGGGCGCTCAGAGGAGAGCGAGCTCGTCACGGTGGGCCGTTCAGAGGCAGAGGCACCCGAGATAGACGGCCTGATCTACATTGGGAACGAGCACCCAATGCCCGGGGAGTTTAGACGTGTGAAGATAGTGGAAGCAGGCGACTACGACCTTGTGGGCGAGATCTTGCCGATGGGCCCCAGCTTAGAAGGAAATAGGCAGGCGCCGTAG
- a CDS encoding diacylglycerol kinase family lipid kinase — MRVKVIVNPMAGRGRAVRAIPTICRTLEKGGADYDVYVTKGPGDAIAAARRGVEEGYDVIAAAGGDGTTNEVANGLAGCEAALAVIPCGSGNDMAISLGIPKDVESACRVLLSGKTRNRDLGRVIDRYFVNAVGVGFDATVARVASNDLRWLPVRGAPLYVIAVLKTLADYKASEMVLTVDEKVMTVRPLLVAVGIGKTYAGGMKIVPDALPDDGLYDICVVESMGSLEALYHLPKVFTGSHTKLRQATMLRGRYVSIRSSAPVSLHMDGEVFVTDLMEFTLIPGGLRAIYP; from the coding sequence TTGCGGGTCAAGGTTATCGTGAATCCCATGGCCGGGCGGGGCCGGGCGGTTAGGGCGATTCCCACCATCTGCCGTACACTAGAGAAGGGCGGGGCGGATTACGACGTTTACGTAACCAAGGGCCCGGGAGATGCCATAGCGGCCGCAAGGAGAGGCGTTGAAGAGGGGTACGACGTCATCGCGGCGGCAGGGGGTGACGGCACGACAAACGAGGTCGCTAACGGCCTCGCCGGATGCGAGGCGGCGCTTGCGGTCATCCCGTGCGGCAGCGGGAACGACATGGCGATAAGCCTCGGCATTCCCAAGGATGTGGAGAGCGCATGCCGAGTCCTCCTGAGCGGCAAGACGCGCAACCGCGACCTCGGGCGCGTAATCGACAGGTATTTCGTCAACGCTGTCGGGGTAGGCTTCGACGCCACGGTGGCGAGGGTTGCCAGCAACGACCTACGGTGGCTTCCCGTGCGCGGGGCACCGCTGTATGTGATCGCTGTCCTGAAGACGCTGGCCGACTACAAGGCATCCGAGATGGTGTTGACCGTTGACGAGAAGGTCATGACAGTGCGGCCACTCCTAGTGGCCGTCGGAATCGGCAAGACATACGCGGGGGGCATGAAGATCGTCCCTGATGCGTTGCCTGACGACGGCCTTTACGACATATGTGTCGTGGAATCTATGGGGAGCCTCGAGGCTTTGTACCATCTTCCGAAGGTGTTCACAGGGTCTCACACCAAGCTGCGGCAAGCTACGATGCTGCGAGGACGGTACGTGTCGATCCGCTCCTCGGCTCCCGTGTCGCTTCACATGGATGGCGAGGTATTCGTGACGGATTTGATGGAGTTCACTCTTATTCCTGGGGGACTCCGGGCAATATACCCATGA
- a CDS encoding 2-oxo acid dehydrogenase subunit E2, whose translation MVQDIVMPKLGLTMSEGTLARWIVPKGEPYKKGDPLFEAVTDKISFTVEAATDGTIIEIVVNEGETVPVGAVVARAEVVGEGLVGPGRAGSGSVPTTGPSPGAEQHAPEGPGRAVDTESHQQGPATPATAEAEIVRASPAAKKLAREHNIDLAKVPGTGPGGRVVEGDVRAFLDRMLAAAADVIAQATGARGAEEAHAGQTEVAPPSGKAVTYTPIARISAERTSKSFRTAPHFYISMDVDATALSAFREKAFGDASSDETGQPFRPSINDIIIKAVAMALTEHPYANASAADDGITVYEEINVGVAVATDQGLVVPVVHGADRKTLLEIARETRRLASRARAGQLEPRDVSGGTFTVSNLGMFGVDELCAVINPPQAAILGVGAVRQVPVVKEGTVVPGMVMRLTLSADHRVLDGASAAKFLGRVRGILESLQPGGTGGVLG comes from the coding sequence ATGGTACAGGATATCGTAATGCCCAAACTCGGGCTAACCATGAGCGAGGGGACTCTCGCCAGGTGGATAGTGCCAAAGGGTGAACCCTACAAGAAGGGAGATCCGCTTTTCGAGGCGGTGACCGACAAGATCAGCTTCACCGTCGAGGCTGCAACGGACGGCACCATCATCGAGATCGTCGTGAACGAGGGTGAGACGGTCCCCGTCGGCGCGGTGGTGGCACGGGCAGAAGTTGTGGGTGAGGGTCTCGTCGGGCCAGGGCGAGCCGGTAGCGGCTCCGTGCCGACCACGGGCCCGAGCCCGGGCGCGGAGCAGCACGCGCCGGAAGGGCCCGGGCGCGCTGTGGACACGGAGAGCCACCAGCAGGGCCCCGCGACGCCGGCCACGGCCGAGGCTGAGATCGTTCGCGCTTCACCGGCAGCGAAGAAGCTGGCGAGAGAGCACAACATCGATCTCGCAAAAGTCCCGGGCACGGGGCCGGGCGGGCGTGTGGTCGAAGGAGACGTGCGCGCGTTCCTTGACAGAATGCTTGCAGCGGCTGCGGACGTGATCGCCCAGGCGACCGGGGCACGGGGCGCCGAAGAAGCTCACGCCGGTCAGACGGAGGTCGCCCCTCCCTCCGGAAAGGCCGTCACGTACACGCCCATCGCGAGGATTTCAGCTGAGCGGACCAGCAAGAGTTTTCGGACGGCGCCTCACTTCTACATATCCATGGACGTTGACGCCACGGCACTCTCTGCATTCAGAGAGAAGGCTTTCGGGGACGCGTCGAGTGACGAGACGGGGCAGCCTTTCCGGCCTTCCATCAACGACATCATCATAAAGGCCGTGGCGATGGCCCTCACCGAGCACCCGTACGCCAACGCCTCGGCAGCTGATGACGGGATCACTGTTTACGAGGAGATCAATGTCGGGGTTGCAGTCGCCACGGATCAGGGCCTCGTGGTTCCCGTGGTCCACGGCGCTGACAGGAAGACGCTCCTGGAGATCGCCCGGGAGACGAGGAGGCTTGCGAGCCGCGCCAGGGCTGGCCAGCTCGAGCCGCGTGACGTCTCGGGGGGCACGTTCACCGTGTCGAACCTCGGCATGTTCGGCGTGGATGAGCTGTGTGCGGTGATCAATCCGCCGCAGGCGGCCATCCTTGGGGTCGGCGCTGTCCGGCAGGTTCCTGTCGTGAAGGAAGGGACCGTGGTTCCGGGCATGGTCATGAGGCTGACCCTTTCGGCCGATCACCGCGTGCTCGATGGTGCCAGCGCCGCGAAGTTCCTGGGGCGGGTCAGGGGCATCCTGGAGTCGCTCCAGCCGGGCGGCACCGGTGGCGTGTTGGGCTGA
- a CDS encoding TRAP transporter large permease — MAGVDPGIVLLGLFAVLLVLRVPIAVSLGIAGMVVVYLSGLGSAMFAPVFFANISKFSLLAIPFFILAGVIMGKAQISDKIIRLISLIVGPIRGGLAVVTVITALFWGAVSGSGPATVAALGTILIPGMVKAGYDRGFAAALMSAASGLAIIIPPSIAFIVYGVITGASIGKLFIAGIVPGIVVGVFLIIAAYIISVVRDYRGGAFGKLAELWRAFREAFWGLIAPVIILGGIYGGIFTPTEAAAVAVVYGLFVGFVIYRTLTFKDLYDLLVESCVSSAVVMLVVSLAGIFGWAMTTLGVVEKVSEAAIAISSNQYVVLFIINIVLLIAGMLLDAISIYYILTPLLMPIMAHFGWDPIWFGVLMCVNLAIGQVTPPVAVNLYVGANIAGISMDEISRAVVPFVLASIAALIIITYVPALSTWLPSLLMH; from the coding sequence GTGGCAGGAGTTGATCCAGGGATTGTCCTCTTGGGATTGTTTGCCGTGCTCTTGGTGCTGAGGGTGCCGATTGCCGTATCGCTCGGCATCGCCGGCATGGTCGTGGTATACCTTAGCGGACTCGGGTCCGCGATGTTCGCGCCCGTGTTCTTCGCGAACATCTCCAAGTTCTCTCTCTTGGCGATCCCGTTCTTCATCCTGGCCGGGGTGATAATGGGAAAGGCCCAGATATCAGATAAGATAATCCGCTTGATCTCGCTCATCGTGGGTCCGATCAGAGGCGGCCTTGCGGTGGTCACGGTCATAACCGCGCTGTTCTGGGGCGCCGTATCCGGTTCGGGGCCCGCGACTGTCGCAGCGCTTGGCACGATCCTCATCCCTGGCATGGTGAAAGCAGGATACGATAGGGGTTTCGCTGCCGCGCTCATGTCGGCTGCATCCGGGCTCGCGATCATCATACCGCCGAGCATAGCGTTTATAGTATACGGCGTCATCACAGGGGCCTCGATAGGCAAGCTCTTCATCGCCGGCATAGTTCCGGGCATCGTGGTGGGCGTGTTCCTGATAATCGCGGCGTATATCATCTCCGTTGTGCGCGATTACAGGGGCGGCGCGTTCGGGAAACTAGCTGAGCTGTGGCGCGCCTTCAGGGAAGCGTTTTGGGGGCTCATCGCACCCGTCATAATCCTGGGCGGCATATACGGCGGCATCTTCACGCCCACCGAGGCGGCCGCGGTCGCCGTCGTGTACGGGCTGTTTGTGGGGTTCGTCATATACCGCACACTGACCTTTAAGGACCTATATGATCTCCTGGTTGAGTCCTGTGTGTCGTCCGCCGTAGTGATGCTGGTTGTCTCGCTTGCGGGGATCTTCGGATGGGCCATGACCACGCTTGGGGTGGTTGAGAAGGTGTCCGAGGCTGCGATCGCCATAAGCTCCAATCAGTATGTGGTGCTCTTCATCATCAACATCGTCCTCCTCATCGCGGGGATGCTCCTCGACGCCATATCGATTTACTACATACTCACGCCGCTCCTCATGCCCATCATGGCGCACTTCGGGTGGGACCCGATCTGGTTCGGCGTGCTCATGTGCGTGAACCTGGCGATCGGACAGGTTACCCCGCCCGTGGCTGTGAACCTGTATGTGGGCGCGAACATCGCGGGGATCTCGATGGACGAGATCTCACGCGCCGTCGTGCCGTTCGTGCTTGCGTCGATAGCGGCGCTCATCATCATTACGTATGTTCCCGCGCTCTCCACATGGCTTCCGAGCCTGCTCATGCACTAA
- a CDS encoding TRAP transporter small permease, producing the protein MLKFLDKFEEYTCAAMLLFMALLAFVNVIVRYLTTMSFAFSEELLVNLFVWITMLGAAIGMRKGAHLSMTMVANALPKNYQKVIAVISMVCGTALFALLFVHGVNLVVSEYRSQMTTYSMGLPMWCFGLAVPVGSVLLVLRVIQAGLSEIRELGRKMAASPEPRAKAAGKA; encoded by the coding sequence GTGCGCGGCTATGCTGCTCTTCATGGCGCTTCTTGCCTTCGTGAACGTCATCGTGAGGTATCTCACAACTATGTCCTTCGCGTTCTCCGAGGAGCTTCTCGTGAACCTGTTCGTGTGGATCACGATGCTCGGCGCAGCGATAGGCATGCGCAAAGGCGCGCACCTCAGCATGACAATGGTTGCAAACGCCTTGCCGAAGAATTACCAGAAGGTGATCGCTGTCATTTCGATGGTGTGCGGTACCGCGTTGTTCGCGCTGCTCTTCGTGCATGGGGTCAATCTCGTGGTTTCCGAGTACAGGTCTCAGATGACAACGTATTCAATGGGCCTGCCCATGTGGTGCTTCGGGCTTGCTGTGCCGGTCGGCAGCGTTCTCTTGGTCCTGAGGGTGATCCAGGCGGGCCTCAGCGAAATACGTGAGCTCGGCCGCAAGATGGCCGCATCCCCCGAGCCGCGGGCGAAGGCAGCTGGGAAGGCCTGA